A stretch of DNA from Mucilaginibacter daejeonensis:
TTTAATAGCTAATTAACAGGGGTTGGGAGCGCACACCGTAGTGATGCGCCAATATAAACAACAAATAGCTGACCTACAAGCAACTATCTTGAACAAGCATTAACATTAACGATCAGGCGCGAACGCATCTACCGAGATAGAAGGCTGCACCTCGCTCACGATCTCGGCCACCAGTTTACCGGTAGCCGGGCCCAGGCTAAGGCCCATCATACCATGCCCGCCGGCGATCACCAAATTGCTGATCTTGCGCGAGCGGCCTATGTAAGGCAATCCATCAGGCGAGCAGGGCCTGAAACCGTACCACACCTTGTTTTGCGCAGGCAGGGCGGGCCTTATGTCGGGGAAGTAGCGCGGTATGGACTCTACGATGCCCTCCACGCGGCGCATATTCACCTTGTCGTTCATCGGACCGATCTCCATGGTGCCGCCAAAGCGGATCTGATCGCCCATAGGCGTGACCGATACGCGGGCCTCCATGAGCAGGGCCGGGATGTGCATGCGTTGCTGGGGCTCATCTACCATGAACGAGTAGCCCTTACCGGGCATGAGCGGCATGTTAAGACCGGCCAGTTCAACGATCCTGGGCGACCATGCCCCACCGGCGATCACCACCGTGTCGGCTGTCAGGGACCAGTCACCTGCGAATACGCGGGTGATCTTACCGCCCTTATTCTCAATCTTGTCAACAGCGCTGTTATACATGATCTTCACGCCTTTGCCTTCCAGGTAGCTTACCAACTGGCGCATCAGTGCATTAGGTGTGATGTGTCCGTCGCAACGGTAATGTACGGCCCCTGCAATGTCAAGCCGGATATCGGGCTGCAAGGCTTGGCTTTCAGCGGCGGTGAGCGCCACCACGTCTAAGCCAAGCCCCTTGGCCTTTTCGGCCATATGCAGCTCCTCTTCTCCAACCTTAGGGGTCTTATACAGCATCAGGATGCCATTGTTATGCAACCCGAAATCAAAGCCATCCTGCTTTGCTAATTCCTGATAA
This window harbors:
- a CDS encoding NAD(P)/FAD-dependent oxidoreductase; this translates as MSKVLVVGGGIIGLSSAYYLQQAGHEVTVVEKGSLEDNCSFGNAGMIVPSHFVPLAAPGMVEQGIRWMFDSKSPFYVRPSMDMALVSWGLKFLKKANRKHVDASAEPLRDLSLFSTILYQELAKQDGFDFGLHNNGILMLYKTPKVGEEELHMAEKAKGLGLDVVALTAAESQALQPDIRLDIAGAVHYRCDGHITPNALMRQLVSYLEGKGVKIMYNSAVDKIENKGGKITRVFAGDWSLTADTVVIAGGAWSPRIVELAGLNMPLMPGKGYSFMVDEPQQRMHIPALLMEARVSVTPMGDQIRFGGTMEIGPMNDKVNMRRVEGIVESIPRYFPDIRPALPAQNKVWYGFRPCSPDGLPYIGRSRKISNLVIAGGHGMMGLSLGPATGKLVAEIVSEVQPSISVDAFAPDR